The DNA region GCGCCGCTGGAACGTCAATCTTCATCCGGTGAAGGCGAAGACGACGCAAGGCAACAAGAAGATGCGCGTCTGCACCAGCTGCCTGCGTGGCGGCAAGATCGTAAAAGCGTAACGAACTCGATGAAGCACTGACCGCGCTTCGCGGGTGCCCGGGACATTAGGATTGGTGTATGCAAAAGCCTCCGCCGCGGCGGAGGCTTTAATTTTTCTGCTGGCGCGCACCGTCTACTCAATCGCGATTGCGTCGATTTCTACCATGCAATCCTTCGGCAAGCGTGCGGCCTGCACGGTCGAACGGGCGGGCGGATTCGAAGTGAAGAAGCGTGCGTACACTTCGTTCATCGCCGTAAAGTCGTTCATATCCTTCAGAAACACGCCGCAGCGTACGACTTTCTCCATGCTCGACCCAGCCTGCCTCAGAATGCCGGCAATATTCTTCATCACTTGCTCGGTCTGCTCGGCGACGCCACCTTCCACCATCTGCTGCGTCGAAGGGTCCAGTGGTGTCTGACCCGATACAAAAATAAATCCGTTTGCCTTGATGGCTTGCGAGTACGGGCCGATCGCCTTCGGCGCGTCGGCTGTTGCTATCACTTCACGCATGACTTACAGTTCCTTTCGGTGCTTCGAAAAAAATTTTCTTTCGGCCGCCGGCCGTTCCCGGACTTCGCCATCGGCACCACCCATCCCGGCGGGACTTCAAGAACAGTGTATCTCCGCTCACCTCAATGAATCGACAGTCGCGAGAACTTCGATCTGAAAAGCGGAATTGAGCTGCTGACGCGCTGACCGATGAGCATGAAAGGGTTGGCCGTCCTGAGCCCGAGTCGAAGGAGCTATTTGTCCAGTTCGGTGCAGATTAAAGTGGTCCTTCGACTCCGCGACTGCGTCGCTCCGCTCAGAAAGATAAGGTCTGTAGTAACCCAGCAACTTAGTAGATCAACAGTACTACAGCTTTTGCACGCGTTGTACGTCGCGCACGCCAGGAATCTTTCGGAGGCCAATAACAATGCGGTTCAGGTGAGAGACGTCGTTAACGTCGAGTACGACATCGATGGTCGCGTAGCTATCCACGCCGCGCGCCTCGATGGTGCGGATATTCGTATTGTCGTCGCTGATGACGGACGTGATCTGTTTCAACATGCCCGCCCGGTCGTCTCCCAGGACGGTAAGCTTCACCGGATACGACGGCCTTGAGCCACCAATCTTCGGTTCCTTGGCACCCCATTCAACGGCGATGCGCCGCTCGGGCTCGTACATCAGGTTCTCGACATTCGGACAGGTCTTCGAATGCACGGCAACTCCCTTGCCGCGCGTGACATAGCCGACAATTTCTTCGCCGCGAATCGGATTGCAGCAGCGCGCGCGGTAGACCAGCAGGTCGTCGTGCCCGCGCACCGTGATCGCCGAACTTCCGCCACCACCAAAGACGCGCCGTACGACACTGGTGAAACTCGATGTCGTCTCGTCGGACGTACCGTTTTCACTGGCCCCGGCCGGCAGAACCTTGGCAAGAATCGACCGCGCTGAGTACTTGCCGTATCCGATGCCGGCCATCAGGTCATCGGGACGCGCGACGCCGTATTCGATCGCCACCTTCTGCAGCTCTGAGTCCTTGATTTCCTTGAACGCCAGACGATACTTGCGCGCTTCTTTCTCGATCAGCTTGCGGCCGATCTCGATGGCGCGTTCACGCTGATGCAGGTTCAGCCAGTGCTTTATCTTCTGACGCGCACGCGACGACTTGACGATGCCGAGCCAATCGCGGCTTGGGTGATGCCCTGCCTGGGTGAGAATTTCAACGATGTCGCCGGAGCGCAGCTTGTAGCGCAACTGCACGATGCGACCATTGACCTTTGCGCCTACGCAGGTGTTTCCGACTTCCGTGTGAATCGTGTACGCGAAATCGAGCGGGGTGGCATCGCGCGGCAGAATGACGACCTTCCCCTTCGGCGTAAATGTGTAAACCTCTTCCGGATACAGATCAATCTTCAGCGTCGACAGGAACTCGCTGGGATCGATCATTTCCCGCTGCCACTCCACGACCTGCCGCAACCAGGAGAGGCGCTGCTCGTCGCGCGCCGAGATCGGGCCGTCTTTGTACTTCCAGTGGGCGGCGA from Clostridia bacterium includes:
- the rpmB gene encoding 50S ribosomal protein L28; protein product: MAQVCEVCGKGPQFGNNVSHAHNKTRRRWNVNLHPVKAKTTQGNKKMRVCTSCLRGGKIVKA
- a CDS encoding RidA family protein codes for the protein MREVIATADAPKAIGPYSQAIKANGFIFVSGQTPLDPSTQQMVEGGVAEQTEQVMKNIAGILRQAGSSMEKVVRCGVFLKDMNDFTAMNEVYARFFTSNPPARSTVQAARLPKDCMVEIDAIAIE
- a CDS encoding bifunctional (p)ppGpp synthetase/guanosine-3',5'-bis(diphosphate) 3'-pyrophosphohydrolase, translated to MATIRQQIATNVLTVTKFRDLLKKARVNRPNDDLELVRRAYDFSLLNHSGQTRASGEPYLVHPLEVATLLAEMKLDTTAIAAGLLHDSVEDTTVTIEEINKKFGEQVAHIVEGVTKISKIDFASREEAQAENVRKMMLAMVDDIRVVLIKLADRLHNMRTLEHLSTERQYKIAKETLEIYAPLAHRLGMGKIRGELEDLAFPYVDPVGYKKVHDAVEARRKQGEKLLARMESLITSKLKENGLQVRVDSRIKRMYSIHQKLLRQKITVDQMYDLLALRIITESVNDCYAVLGIIHNQWRPVPGRIKDFIAMPRPNLYQSLHTTVIAEDGHPFEVQIRSQEMHKMAEEGIAAHWKYKDGPISARDEQRLSWLRQVVEWQREMIDPSEFLSTLKIDLYPEEVYTFTPKGKVVILPRDATPLDFAYTIHTEVGNTCVGAKVNGRIVQLRYKLRSGDIVEILTQAGHHPSRDWLGIVKSSRARQKIKHWLNLHQRERAIEIGRKLIEKEARKYRLAFKEIKDSELQKVAIEYGVARPDDLMAGIGYGKYSARSILAKVLPAGASENGTSDETTSSFTSVVRRVFGGGGSSAITVRGHDDLLVYRARCCNPIRGEEIVGYVTRGKGVAVHSKTCPNVENLMYEPERRIAVEWGAKEPKIGGSRPSYPVKLTVLGDDRAGMLKQITSVISDDNTNIRTIEARGVDSYATIDVVLDVNDVSHLNRIVIGLRKIPGVRDVQRVQKL